A single window of Arvicanthis niloticus isolate mArvNil1 chromosome X, mArvNil1.pat.X, whole genome shotgun sequence DNA harbors:
- the LOC117695245 gene encoding melanoma-associated antigen 10-like, which translates to MAEPHNTQCCNLQDSGQAQQELANAQTTTAEGDEEETSTTSHQVYGGGIPSPPQSPRRASSPCVALASIPDGPSEEASIKPLEELEDPLYLLHHAQYIKVYDLVEFLLCKYRMKAFTTKAEMLECVGRAYDEYYPLIFSEASECLKLVFGIDMVEVDASVHSYILVTALGITYDGMLTDVQGMPKTGLLIVVLGVIFMEGNCVSEEIIWEKLNNIGLYGGRDPYIHKDPRKLISEEFVQEGYLEYRQVPNSDPPTHVFLWGPRAFAETTKMKVLEFFASIAKTHPTAYPERYAEALEDEIDRVQNWIYQRMLQQV; encoded by the coding sequence ATGGCTGAGCCCCATAACACCCAGTGCTGCAACCTCCAAGACAGTGGTCAGGCCCAACAGGAGTTAGCCAATGCCCAGACTACCACGGctgaaggagatgaggaggaaaCAAGCACCACCTCCCATCAGGTGTATGGTGGTGGAATACCAAGTCCTCCCCAGAGTCCTCGGAGAGCTTCCTCTCCCTGTGTGGCACTGGCCTCCATTCCTGATGGCCCATCTGAGGAAGCTTCCATCAAACCATTAGAAGAGCTGGAAGATCCACTATATTTGTTGCACCATGCACAGTACATAAAGGTGTATGACTTGGTGGAATTTCTGCTTTGCAAATATCGAATGAAGGCATTCACTACCAAAGCAGAAATGCTGGAGTGTGTTGGTAGAGCGTATGATGAGTACTACCCTCTGATCTTTAGTGAGGCCTCTGAGTGCTTGAAGCTGGTCTTTGGCATTGATATGGTAGAAGTGGACGCCTCTGTCCACTCCTACATCCTTGTCACTGCCCTGGGGATCACCTATGATGGGATGCTGACTGATGTCCAGGGTATGCCCAAGACAGGCCTCCTCATAGTGGTACTGGGTGTCATTTTCATGGAGGGAAACTGTGTCAGTGAGGAGATTATCTGGGAAAAACTGAATAACATAGGGTTGTATGGTGGGAGGGATCCTTACATACATAAAGACCCTAGGAAGCTCATCTCTGAGGAGTTTGTACAGGAAGGGTACCTGGAATACAGGCAGGTGCCCAATAGTGATCCTCCTACCCATGTGTTCCTCTGGGGCCCCAGGGCCTTTGCCGAAACCACCAAAATGAAAGTCTTGGAGTTTTTTGCCAGTATTGCTAAAACTCACCCCACAGCCTACCCTGAAAGGTATGCAGAGGCTTTGGAAGATGAGATAGACAGGGTCCAGAACTGGATCTATCAACGCATGCTTCAACAGGTCTGA